The Pseudomonas sp. TH06 genome contains the following window.
GGCAATGCCTGTCGGTTCGTGCTGATTATGACGATTGCGGCACAAGGACGTTCACCATGAAATTCGAGAAAAACACCGAACTCGATCAGGCCAATCTGCGCATTATCATTGCCAGTATCGCGTTGGTTTACATCGGCGTGCTCGGCGTTTTACCGGCCCAGCGTTTCGATACGTATCTGCCGGTGGTCACCTATATCTGCCTGTTTTTGCTGGCTTCGATTGTATTGCGCCAGACGATTGTGCGCTGGCCGGGGCATTATCCGGCACGGCGGATTTTTGCCATGGTCCACGATTACACCGGCACCTGTTTCGGGCTGGTGGTCGGTGGCGAAGCGGCATTGCCGCTGTATGCGGTGATCATCTGGGTCAATCTCGGCAACGGCATGCGTTACGGCTCGCGCTATCTGGCAATTGCCACAGTGTTGGCACTGCTGGCGTTGCTCGCGGTGTATCGGCTGACGCCCGTGTGGCAGGCGCAACCGTTCATGGTGTTGATGCTGATGATCACCAGCACGGTGATTCCGTTTTATGCGCACTTGTTGCTTGAGCGCACGCGCAAGGCTTCCGAAGAAGCGGTTGCGGCCAATCTGGAGAAGTCGCGGTTTCTCGCCCAGGCCAGCCATGACTTGCGTCAGCCGATCCACTCCATCGGCCTGTTTACCGCGTGCCTGCGTGAGTCGCGATTGGGTGATGAGGAACGACACCTGGTCGACAACATTGATCGTTCGCTGCTCAACGTGTCGCAACTGTTCCGCTCGATTCTCGATCTGTACACCCTCGATAACGGGCGGATTCTGCCGAAGCTGCAAACCGTGAATCTGGGTGAATGGCTCGCGGAGCTGATGCGCCAGAACGCCGAAGCGGCGCGTTGGGCGGGTGTGGAATTGCGTTTGCGACCCTGTGAATACTGGGTGCGCACCGATCCGGCGTTACTGGCAACCATGGTCCAGAACGTGCTTTCCAACTGCTTCAAGTACGGCGCGCATCGACCGGTGCTGATTGGTGTGCGCAGGCGTGCAGCCGGGCTGGCTATCGTCATTTACGATCAGGGCAATGGCATCGCCGAGGAGCATCTGCCGAAGGTGTTCGAGGAGTTTTACCGGGTTCGCCAGGTACGCGACAAAGACGTCGAGGGGGTGGGGCTGGGTCTGTCGATCGTCAAGCGCCTGGGGCAATTGATCGGCGTGGAGGTCGCGCTGCGCTCGCGGCTGACGCGCGGAACGGCGGTGACTTTGTCCGGGCTGCCCATGGCGGCAGCGCCGCTGCAATCGGTGATTCGCGAAGATGCGCGACAGGTTGGTCTGCTGACCGGGCTGAAGGTGTGTCTGGTGGAGGATGATCGCAACGTGCTGATGGCCACGTCGGCATTGCTGGAGCGTTGGGGTTGTGTGGTGCAGGCCGAACTGACGGGGCGCGACTTGGTCACCGATTGCGACATCATCGTCGCCGACTACGATCTCGGTACTCATGCCACGGGCATCGAATGCATTGATGATGTGCGGCGCCAGCGCGGCTGGGCGGTGCCGGCGATGATCATCACCGGGCATGACATCGAAAAAATACAGGCGGCCTTGCACGACCGCCAAATTGCCATCCTGTCCAAACCGGTACGTCCGGCCGAGCTGCGCACGACCTTGCGAACCCTGCGCGACCAACCAACAACAACCGTCGCAGAAACCCTGTAGGAGCTGCGGCACGCTGCGATCTTTTGATCTTTGCCCTTTAAAAACAACATCAAAAGATCGCAGAGTGCCGCAGCTACAGAGGGCAGGTGTCAGCGTTTGCAGAGATAGTCTTGAGTGATGGTGGTTTGCAGGCAGTTGTACTGGCCCATGGTGCGGCAGATGTTTTTCTCCGAGCCGGTGACCTCGGCGTTTTTGTAGCCCCAGGTCTTGCAGCGTTGCGCGGCGACGGTCAGGCCTTGTTCGGCGCTGGTCTGGCCGCTTTCGAATTGACCCAGTTCATAGGAGACCTGGACGACGCCATCGTTTTTGCTGCCGCCGGTGGCTTCCCATTGTTTCGGAGTGGCGCAGCCGGTGAGGAACAGGGCAGCGAGGGTGAGTGTTGCGATCAGGATTTTCATGATGGAACGTAGTCCTTTACCGAGGATGGGGGATTATTGGAATGGAATCGGCGACGCGCCTTTGGGCAGGCAAGACAGCGGCGGTGTCATGATGCCCATGCTTGCGACCGCGACGATGGCGCCGCTGGGCAATTCGCAGTTGTATTCACCGGCCGGGGTGTAGGCGGTGTAGTAGGTGAGGGTGCTGTCGCTGCGGATGTTGTCGATTTTCGAGACCGGTTTGCCGATGACGGTCTGAGCGCGCTCTTTCATGCTGGCTTCGCTGGGCTTGGCGGTCTGGCAACCGGCGACGCCTGTCAGCAGGGCGCCGACAACGGCGACTTTGCAGAGGTGGAGATGCACTTTCATGGTGTTTCTTCCTTGGTGTTGTTCTGATTTCCAGGCACAACGATCCCGCACGCTGCGAAAGGGCAACGTTGGGGAACATCGGGGGTTGCAGGGGAATATAACGTCGGGTGGCGGGATGGTCGATTAGCACAAATGTGCTAGTGCGCTGGCGCAGCGGCGGCCCCGAAGGTGCCGCCCGCCAGAACGCAGATGTTATTGAGGGCTGTTGAACTGGTCGGAATAACTGCCGGTCATCAGGGCCGACGCGACCCGATCGGAGCCGACGCCGACACGCGAATATGCAACGCGATTGATGCCGGTTCGATCAGCACCGTCAGCCGCGAGTGCTCCGGCGCCGACATGATCGGCCCCGTCGGAAGCTACTGCACCAGCACCGACATGATCAGATCCGTCGGAAGCCACCGCACCAGCACCGACATGATC
Protein-coding sequences here:
- a CDS encoding hybrid sensor histidine kinase/response regulator, translated to MKFEKNTELDQANLRIIIASIALVYIGVLGVLPAQRFDTYLPVVTYICLFLLASIVLRQTIVRWPGHYPARRIFAMVHDYTGTCFGLVVGGEAALPLYAVIIWVNLGNGMRYGSRYLAIATVLALLALLAVYRLTPVWQAQPFMVLMLMITSTVIPFYAHLLLERTRKASEEAVAANLEKSRFLAQASHDLRQPIHSIGLFTACLRESRLGDEERHLVDNIDRSLLNVSQLFRSILDLYTLDNGRILPKLQTVNLGEWLAELMRQNAEAARWAGVELRLRPCEYWVRTDPALLATMVQNVLSNCFKYGAHRPVLIGVRRRAAGLAIVIYDQGNGIAEEHLPKVFEEFYRVRQVRDKDVEGVGLGLSIVKRLGQLIGVEVALRSRLTRGTAVTLSGLPMAAAPLQSVIREDARQVGLLTGLKVCLVEDDRNVLMATSALLERWGCVVQAELTGRDLVTDCDIIVADYDLGTHATGIECIDDVRRQRGWAVPAMIITGHDIEKIQAALHDRQIAILSKPVRPAELRTTLRTLRDQPTTTVAETL
- the yecR gene encoding YecR family lipoprotein, with the translated sequence MKILIATLTLAALFLTGCATPKQWEATGGSKNDGVVQVSYELGQFESGQTSAEQGLTVAAQRCKTWGYKNAEVTGSEKNICRTMGQYNCLQTTITQDYLCKR